The following proteins are encoded in a genomic region of Dyadobacter sp. UC 10:
- the gndA gene encoding NADP-dependent phosphogluconate dehydrogenase, producing the protein MMSENIFDFGMIGLGVMGRNFLLNMADHGFSVIGFDKDAAKNAALEGSATPGTTVKGVSELSEMISLLKRPRNVMMLVPAGQPVDDVIASLLPLLEKGDVIIDGGNSHYTDTLRRVKYLREKGIHFMGIGVSGGEEGARRGPSIMPGGDLAAYENVRPMLEAVAAKVDGTPCVAYLGKEGAGHYVKMVHNGIEYAIMQLISESYAILKAAGLSNQQLHETFKNWNEGKLKSFLVEITADIFLQKDDKTDAHLIDVISDKAGSKGTGKWTSQDSMELPVAVPVIDTAVAMRTLSGYKDERVKAATLYSKASIDSTPTQELIDMVYDGLYFATILSYAQGLAMLFQASKDLQMDIPLPEVVSVWRGGCIIRASLLPVFVNAYKQNAELSNILLNQEVAELVKSAEGNMRALIAHAARAGVPAAGLMSALAYFDAFRSERMPTNLIQAQRDYFGAHTYQRIDIPGTFHTEWGQQ; encoded by the coding sequence ATGATGTCAGAGAACATATTCGATTTTGGAATGATCGGGTTGGGCGTTATGGGCCGCAACTTTTTGCTGAATATGGCCGACCATGGCTTTTCAGTTATTGGTTTTGACAAAGACGCAGCTAAAAACGCTGCGCTTGAAGGCTCAGCCACCCCGGGTACTACCGTAAAAGGAGTTTCCGAATTATCCGAAATGATCAGCCTGCTGAAAAGGCCGCGCAATGTCATGATGCTGGTTCCCGCAGGACAACCTGTTGATGACGTAATCGCCTCACTTTTACCACTTCTGGAAAAGGGCGATGTGATCATTGACGGCGGTAATTCACATTATACCGATACGCTCCGCCGCGTGAAATATCTGCGTGAAAAGGGAATCCATTTTATGGGTATTGGTGTTTCAGGAGGCGAAGAAGGCGCGCGCAGAGGGCCGAGTATTATGCCTGGCGGCGATTTGGCTGCTTACGAAAATGTGCGACCAATGCTGGAAGCGGTTGCCGCAAAGGTGGACGGTACGCCCTGCGTTGCTTATCTGGGAAAAGAAGGCGCCGGTCATTATGTGAAAATGGTGCACAACGGGATTGAATACGCGATTATGCAGCTGATCAGCGAATCCTACGCTATTCTGAAGGCGGCAGGGCTAAGCAATCAGCAGTTGCACGAAACATTTAAAAACTGGAATGAAGGGAAACTTAAGTCTTTCCTCGTCGAGATTACAGCCGATATATTTTTGCAAAAGGACGATAAAACCGATGCTCATCTGATTGATGTGATCTCGGATAAAGCCGGTTCAAAAGGTACGGGGAAATGGACTTCGCAGGATTCTATGGAGCTGCCGGTAGCGGTACCTGTAATTGATACAGCCGTCGCAATGCGCACTCTTTCAGGTTATAAGGATGAAAGAGTAAAAGCGGCTACGCTTTACAGCAAGGCGTCCATTGACAGTACACCTACACAGGAGCTGATCGATATGGTCTACGACGGGCTGTACTTTGCGACTATCCTGAGCTATGCCCAGGGGCTCGCGATGCTTTTCCAGGCTTCCAAAGATCTTCAAATGGACATACCACTTCCGGAGGTTGTGAGTGTATGGAGAGGCGGATGTATTATTCGTGCCTCACTGTTGCCGGTATTTGTTAATGCGTACAAGCAAAACGCGGAATTGTCCAATATTTTGCTGAACCAGGAGGTTGCTGAACTCGTTAAGTCAGCAGAAGGAAATATGCGTGCCCTGATCGCCCACGCTGCCCGGGCCGGTGTGCCGGCCGCAGGATTAATGTCGGCGCTTGCATACTTCGATGCATTCAGATCGGAGCGGATGCCGACAAACCTGATACAGGCGCAACGGGACTATTTTGGCGCACATACTTACCAACGTATCGATATCCCCGGTACTTTTCATACAGAGTGGGGTCAACAATAA
- a CDS encoding T9SS type A sorting domain-containing protein codes for MKKYFTPILFLFCFKAMAQCPSTGEVYLYQQSDVDNYFANGGCAVVENLIIGDGSPNITNLNGLNGITTVTGRMFVGWLPLVDFTGLETLTSIGSLSVEWCPSLKNFKGLENLETVNSLSVNEMNQLEAFTGFEGSTITSELYIGGCPALTTLASLSVAESLPVGLMIVGCASLDNLSSLSNLKSAGRLSIGNCSLIEDFQWLSSLESATEFIVGGNANLTSLSGLGNLQTVETFEVTSNTKLASLSGLENLNTVKTILIANNPLLTTITALGNVSSNVTGVQIYSNAQLSNCTVDAICSMLLFPAPGEARVIFGNQGACLDRVQLELACTEALPVTLQSFDAVLEKQVVNLMWKTSGEQNSDKFEVHHSTNGKQWSVIGAVKSTGTGGLGSDYQFTHHTPAHGNNYYRLKMIDFDQSHALSTISHIYYNGNSETVYPNPTSDAIQISSLNLGQIESFELINSTGSIVMKRQGGKTDAINLDKFPAGSYTLRIFKRDSTISNHKIVVRR; via the coding sequence ATGAAAAAATATTTTACTCCTATTCTGTTTTTATTCTGCTTTAAGGCGATGGCGCAATGTCCGTCGACTGGTGAAGTATATTTGTACCAGCAGTCCGACGTAGATAACTACTTTGCTAATGGCGGGTGCGCAGTAGTGGAAAACCTGATTATAGGGGACGGCAGTCCAAACATTACGAATCTCAATGGTCTAAACGGAATCACTACCGTCACGGGACGGATGTTTGTTGGTTGGCTACCTCTGGTGGATTTTACAGGCCTTGAGACCTTAACAAGCATTGGTTCTTTGAGTGTTGAATGGTGCCCTTCGCTCAAGAATTTTAAGGGCTTGGAAAACTTGGAAACTGTCAACTCTCTGTCAGTAAATGAAATGAATCAACTTGAGGCTTTTACAGGCTTTGAAGGATCGACTATCACCAGCGAACTTTATATCGGCGGTTGTCCGGCTTTAACTACACTGGCCAGCCTCAGCGTAGCAGAATCGTTACCTGTCGGGCTGATGATTGTAGGCTGCGCGTCACTTGATAATCTTAGCAGCCTTTCAAACCTGAAGAGCGCTGGAAGACTTTCGATTGGGAATTGTAGCTTAATTGAAGATTTTCAGTGGCTAAGCTCGCTGGAATCCGCGACGGAATTTATAGTAGGGGGTAATGCAAATCTAACCAGCCTCAGTGGCCTGGGGAATTTACAGACTGTTGAAACATTTGAGGTAACAAGTAATACGAAATTGGCCAGCCTGAGCGGACTTGAAAATTTGAATACCGTCAAAACAATTCTGATTGCAAATAATCCCTTACTTACCACGATTACTGCCCTCGGAAACGTTTCATCAAATGTAACTGGAGTTCAGATTTACTCTAATGCACAACTGTCGAATTGTACCGTCGACGCTATTTGCTCAATGCTTTTATTTCCTGCTCCCGGTGAGGCACGGGTAATATTTGGAAATCAAGGGGCTTGTCTGGACAGGGTTCAGCTCGAATTAGCCTGTACAGAAGCATTACCGGTTACTTTACAATCATTTGATGCAGTCCTCGAAAAGCAAGTTGTGAATTTGATGTGGAAGACCTCCGGGGAACAGAATAGTGATAAATTCGAAGTGCACCATAGTACAAACGGGAAACAATGGTCAGTAATCGGCGCGGTAAAGTCAACCGGAACAGGTGGTTTGGGAAGTGACTATCAATTTACACATCATACACCCGCACATGGAAACAATTACTACCGACTGAAAATGATCGATTTCGATCAGAGTCACGCACTCAGCACAATTTCTCATATTTATTATAATGGGAACAGTGAGACAGTATACCCTAATCCAACATCGGACGCCATCCAGATCAGCTCGCTGAACTTGGGCCAGATTGAATCATTTGAGCTGATCAATAGCACCGGGAGCATCGTTATGAAGCGCCAGGGCGGCAAAACAGACGCTATTAACCTGGATAAATTTCCTGCGGGATCTTACACATTGAGAATTTTCAAGAGAGATTCGACTATATCCAACCATAAAATAGTGGTCAGGAGGTGA
- a CDS encoding ISAon1 family transposase: protein MDTRANDIWSIGRFYGVDGRALLRQYRDFQSGFKDWKQRGHAKKWLLYPENLGSHLSIDETSLSHGELYTILTNKSAKGGRGSIVAIVAGTKAEAVIEVLRKIPEPLRKKVSEITLDMAGSMSLIAKRCFPRAVRVTDRFHVQRLAVDALQDIRIKHRWEVLDQESDAIEQAKMSQNEYHPEILSNGDTIKQLLARSRYALYKKPNTWTDSQKERALLLFERFPDLKKAYELTIGLSNIFTTTTEKIYGLTRLAKWHEKVRQSGFKSFNTVARSIENHYKTIVNYFDNRSTNASAESFNAKIKAFRAQFRGVRNVEFFLYRLTQLYA from the coding sequence GTGGATACGAGGGCTAATGATATTTGGAGCATTGGTCGTTTCTATGGCGTTGATGGTAGGGCTTTGCTACGGCAGTATCGTGATTTTCAGAGTGGATTTAAAGATTGGAAGCAAAGAGGTCATGCAAAAAAATGGCTCTTGTATCCCGAAAACCTAGGATCTCATCTATCGATCGACGAAACCAGTCTTTCGCACGGCGAATTGTATACAATCCTTACCAATAAATCTGCCAAAGGTGGCCGTGGCAGCATTGTAGCAATAGTGGCTGGAACTAAGGCAGAAGCAGTGATTGAAGTACTTCGCAAAATCCCGGAACCACTGCGGAAGAAAGTGTCAGAAATCACCCTGGACATGGCGGGCAGTATGTCCTTGATTGCCAAGCGATGCTTTCCACGGGCGGTGCGAGTGACTGACCGTTTCCATGTTCAAAGACTCGCAGTTGATGCCCTCCAAGATATCCGGATCAAACATCGCTGGGAAGTCCTGGATCAGGAAAGCGATGCTATTGAGCAGGCTAAAATGTCTCAGAATGAATATCATCCAGAGATATTATCTAATGGCGACACCATTAAACAGCTACTGGCTCGAAGCAGGTACGCGCTATACAAAAAGCCCAATACCTGGACAGACAGCCAAAAAGAACGCGCCCTGCTTCTTTTTGAACGCTTCCCCGATTTGAAAAAAGCGTACGAGCTAACGATAGGGCTCAGTAACATCTTCACGACTACAACGGAAAAAATATATGGGTTGACCAGATTAGCCAAATGGCATGAAAAGGTCCGGCAATCTGGCTTCAAGTCATTCAATACCGTAGCCCGCTCGATTGAAAACCACTATAAGACAATCGTTAATTACTTTGATAACCGCAGCACTAACGCATCTGCCGAATCCTTCAACGCGAAAATCAAAGCGTTCAGAGCACAGTTCAGAGGGGTAAGAAACGTTGAGTTCTTCCTGTATCGCCTTACTCAATTATATGCTTAA
- a CDS encoding ISAon1 family transposase N-terminal region protein produces MESFLPLIELILPDFIIENYLLTHVEKSEERYHVYLEEKNYPEADPIKADLLSKGYFPTITLQDFPIRGHKVFLHIKRRRWLNTKTGKVVHRDWTEVAEGTRMTIEFADFLKEIGGYEG; encoded by the coding sequence TTGGAGAGTTTCCTGCCGCTTATCGAGTTAATCTTACCGGATTTTATAATTGAGAATTACTTACTGACCCATGTAGAGAAGTCAGAGGAACGTTATCACGTCTATTTGGAAGAGAAAAATTATCCAGAAGCTGATCCAATAAAGGCAGACTTGCTCTCCAAAGGTTATTTCCCCACCATTACCCTGCAGGATTTCCCAATTCGGGGCCACAAGGTATTCCTTCATATTAAACGTCGTAGGTGGCTCAATACCAAGACTGGCAAAGTTGTCCATAGAGACTGGACAGAAGTAGCAGAAGGCACGCGAATGACTATTGAATTCGCGGATTTTTTAAAAGAAATTGGTGGATACGAGGGCTAA
- a CDS encoding Lrp/AsnC ligand binding domain-containing protein — MQKYSDIDSTDLRILSLLIENAALPYTEIGKRVFVSGGTVHVRMKKLEQMGIVKGSQLVIDPAKLGWDISAFLGIYLDKSSLYEQVATELEGIPEVVNIHYTTGIYSIFLKIVCRDTGHLREILHDKIQKVNGIQRTETFISLEERINRSIPLTES; from the coding sequence ATGCAGAAATATTCAGATATTGACAGCACTGATTTACGTATCCTTTCCCTGCTGATTGAAAATGCAGCGTTGCCGTACACGGAGATCGGCAAGCGGGTTTTCGTCTCTGGAGGCACCGTGCATGTGCGCATGAAAAAGTTGGAGCAGATGGGCATTGTTAAAGGTTCGCAGCTCGTTATCGATCCGGCAAAACTGGGCTGGGACATCAGTGCATTCCTTGGGATTTATCTGGATAAAAGCTCACTATATGAACAGGTTGCCACGGAACTGGAAGGGATTCCCGAAGTAGTGAACATCCACTATACAACTGGCATTTACAGCATTTTCCTGAAAATCGTGTGCCGCGATACCGGACACCTCCGTGAAATATTGCACGACAAAATTCAAAAAGTAAACGGAATTCAGCGTACAGAGACTTTTATCTCGCTCGAAGAAAGGATTAACAGGTCAATCCCATTGACCGAAAGTTAA
- a CDS encoding PadR family transcriptional regulator — MDNNTTSNEYVRGTLKTIVLNLLAEHNRMYGYEITQEVKERTGGAIALTFGALYPVLHKLEQEGLLITESVEVDGRLRKYYSLTSPGNEAARNKTNDLERFIDAVRLLLAPKNLATE, encoded by the coding sequence ATGGATAATAACACAACAAGTAACGAATATGTCCGGGGCACCCTTAAAACCATAGTGCTGAATTTGCTGGCGGAACACAATCGGATGTATGGATATGAAATAACCCAGGAAGTAAAGGAAAGGACTGGAGGCGCTATCGCGTTGACATTCGGGGCCCTTTACCCTGTTTTGCATAAATTGGAACAGGAAGGATTGCTGATTACCGAGTCGGTGGAGGTTGATGGACGTCTTAGAAAATATTACTCACTGACCAGTCCCGGAAACGAGGCTGCTCGCAATAAGACCAATGATCTTGAACGTTTTATTGATGCAGTCAGATTGTTACTCGCTCCCAAAAATCTAGCAACCGAATAA
- a CDS encoding energy transducer TonB has translation MKRLQEDRIDLIKSYLKSNKLSPELLPEILDHLACEAEECLWDGKPFEQIYHNMVETADNQALLNLSADHKNLLAMEKSLNDIVFEGRNKLYGAYDLRKSYKQTIQKSVLIGVTLFGMIVFFPDLYARLVPPSKPGDIAYVVEAKPIDIMRELPRPIPEKVEPPVATKTVRSLPPVVMQDEHVEMENLPPVLEELEHAAPAAKTLEGIEDLEIIVPPAAAFGTAKTAAADVKTREESIFLHVEQAPEYSGGTKAMAAFLQKNLRYPAPAARAGIQGKVFVQFTVGSDGKIEDVTALKGIGFGCDEEAVRVVKMMQNWTPGRQAGNPVRVKFTLPIAFQIN, from the coding sequence ATGAAACGCCTTCAAGAAGATCGGATTGATTTAATAAAATCATATTTAAAGTCAAACAAGCTAAGTCCGGAATTGCTACCGGAGATTCTTGATCATTTGGCTTGCGAGGCTGAGGAGTGTCTGTGGGACGGGAAACCGTTTGAGCAGATCTATCACAACATGGTTGAAACTGCGGACAACCAGGCATTGCTCAACTTGAGTGCGGACCATAAAAATCTGTTAGCCATGGAAAAATCTCTGAATGACATTGTATTTGAGGGTAGGAACAAGCTTTACGGTGCGTATGATTTAAGGAAATCGTACAAACAGACTATTCAGAAGTCGGTTTTGATTGGAGTGACTTTATTTGGGATGATTGTGTTTTTCCCGGATCTGTACGCACGCCTGGTGCCACCATCTAAACCTGGTGATATTGCTTATGTGGTTGAAGCAAAGCCGATTGATATTATGCGAGAGCTCCCGAGGCCTATACCCGAAAAGGTGGAGCCCCCCGTTGCAACCAAAACTGTGCGCTCACTACCACCTGTGGTGATGCAGGATGAACACGTTGAAATGGAAAACCTTCCTCCGGTTTTGGAAGAGCTGGAACACGCAGCCCCGGCAGCCAAAACCCTGGAAGGTATTGAAGACCTGGAAATCATTGTTCCTCCTGCGGCAGCATTCGGGACCGCCAAAACTGCGGCTGCGGATGTGAAAACGAGAGAGGAAAGCATCTTTTTGCATGTTGAGCAAGCGCCGGAGTATAGTGGTGGTACCAAGGCGATGGCTGCTTTTCTGCAAAAGAATTTAAGATATCCTGCTCCTGCCGCAAGGGCGGGAATTCAAGGGAAAGTATTTGTACAGTTCACTGTTGGGTCTGATGGAAAAATTGAAGATGTTACTGCGTTGAAGGGAATTGGCTTTGGGTGTGATGAAGAAGCTGTCAGGGTTGTGAAAATGATGCAGAACTGGACACCGGGCCGTCAGGCAGGCAATCCGGTGCGTGTTAAATTTACACTGCCGATCGCTTTCCAAATCAACTGA
- a CDS encoding 3'-5' exonuclease — translation MYAIVDIETTGGGGASRITEIAVFRHDGLRVVDFFHSLINPEIYIPPFITRLTGIDNEMVKDSPTFYDVQDAVRAVTKDAWFVAHNVRFDYGFIKREFGAFDEYFQRDLLCTVQLSRKIFPGLKSYSLGNLCQSLEIGIENRHRAHGDAEATVRLFEKLLINDRQKLIPIDFYQ, via the coding sequence ATGTACGCAATCGTTGATATAGAAACTACCGGAGGAGGAGGCGCTTCGAGGATTACGGAGATTGCAGTTTTCAGGCATGATGGCCTGAGGGTGGTTGATTTTTTTCACTCACTTATCAATCCGGAAATTTATATTCCTCCATTTATCACAAGACTGACCGGGATCGATAACGAGATGGTGAAGGATTCACCCACATTCTACGACGTTCAGGATGCGGTCCGGGCTGTTACGAAAGATGCCTGGTTTGTAGCGCACAATGTGAGATTCGATTATGGTTTTATAAAAAGGGAATTCGGCGCATTTGATGAGTATTTTCAGCGCGACCTCCTTTGTACTGTCCAGCTAAGCAGAAAGATATTTCCGGGTCTGAAGTCATATTCACTGGGAAATCTGTGTCAGAGCCTGGAAATCGGTATAGAGAATCGCCACAGGGCGCATGGTGATGCCGAGGCGACGGTCAGGCTGTTTGAGAAGCTGCTGATCAATGACAGGCAGAAGCTGATCCCGATTGACTTTTACCAATAA
- a CDS encoding SusC/RagA family TonB-linked outer membrane protein has product MKKQRLISSPGAKPGAFLVTFCFVTLLITGTARANHLETSETKTFALLADTLTLKGQVFDGSEPPVALPGVTVQVKKTDRGVTTDPNGNFEIQANLGDTLVFSFIGLEPKELPVLSTKNMVVSLKEKNTALNEVVVTGYSEQKARNLANAIGKLDVKAAVANKPITQLSQALQGGVTGLTVTQGSGMAGEDRSNILIRGISTIGNSSPLVLVDGVPFDINSVDPTTVESITVLKDAAAASIYGARAANGVILVTTKRGIPGKLSVTYDGYAGVQNATYLPKFVDAPKYMEMVNEAYSNIGGLAPYSGEAIEKTREGSDPISYPNTNWSKLILNKNAAIHNHSVSISGGNELARFAVSGNYLFQDGLTPKRDYERFSFRANTGVTLTKNVSMLLDLVANRVRKRSELVRFGNSLHLVYTTPPNIVPKYPLTDNGYQAYGNFGEMMNPIAELERGGFAQNKEDQININFQPTWQITPELKLRGQYLYRVNSNGFIDNRDSYNFLDYYTGNLVFTYSNSKGQNIGRSTYNYLASNLEFSQTYGKHFIYAIGGLSREANYISNFDQANLASYFLKFNYVFDNKYLLESTVRTDGSSKFGPNHKWGTFPSVALGWNVHNENFLKDAKFLTSFKLRASYGLMGNNGRNDDIAELYRYQSLINGGNGVENSIGNPEITWETVKMLDIGTDIRLFENLGITIDWFSKRTDNILLTPPLSLSSGVGTLPINAGSVSNKGWEFMMNYSKMLNKDLEMSASVGYSYYDNKIIALRGGPYIGGNGLEINEVNYPIKSYYLHRTGGLLTQSDMDSGIPLLPGQQIGDIKYIDLNGDGNIDKDDKEIMGNPNPQGSYFANLNFAYKRFSLETQVTGFTKSLAYYTGRYQTVLNVTSNFDGGTPMQYQTDYWTPENPDAMFPRLAPSPGNNALPSDYWLTNAAFLRVKYIQLGYNFNPELVKKIRLTNLRIFVNAQNAITLSKMKYFDPETRGSEANYPMNKVFTAGLNVKF; this is encoded by the coding sequence ATGAAGAAACAGCGACTAATCAGTTCGCCCGGTGCGAAGCCGGGCGCTTTCCTCGTTACATTTTGCTTTGTCACTTTGCTAATAACCGGCACCGCAAGAGCAAACCATCTTGAAACATCAGAAACAAAGACATTTGCACTCCTGGCCGACACCCTCACTTTAAAGGGACAAGTCTTTGACGGAAGCGAGCCGCCGGTGGCTTTGCCAGGCGTTACGGTTCAAGTAAAGAAAACAGATCGCGGCGTAACGACAGACCCCAACGGAAATTTCGAAATCCAGGCGAATCTGGGCGATACGCTCGTTTTTAGCTTCATTGGCCTTGAACCCAAGGAACTGCCTGTTCTAAGCACGAAAAATATGGTGGTTTCCCTGAAAGAGAAAAATACAGCATTGAACGAAGTGGTTGTAACAGGTTATTCGGAACAGAAAGCACGAAATCTGGCCAATGCAATCGGGAAACTGGACGTGAAAGCAGCAGTGGCGAATAAACCGATCACGCAACTCTCACAGGCGCTGCAAGGCGGGGTTACAGGCTTGACAGTCACTCAGGGTAGCGGGATGGCAGGCGAAGACCGCTCTAACATATTGATCCGGGGTATTTCAACGATAGGCAACTCCTCCCCTCTGGTACTGGTGGACGGCGTTCCGTTTGATATTAATTCCGTGGACCCTACCACTGTAGAAAGCATTACTGTTCTCAAAGATGCTGCCGCAGCTTCCATTTATGGTGCCAGGGCAGCTAACGGAGTTATTCTTGTCACTACCAAAAGAGGTATTCCCGGGAAATTGTCAGTTACCTATGACGGATACGCCGGTGTTCAAAATGCAACTTACCTACCGAAATTTGTCGATGCCCCGAAATACATGGAAATGGTTAATGAGGCATATTCAAACATCGGCGGGCTCGCACCTTACAGCGGCGAGGCGATTGAAAAAACCAGGGAAGGCAGCGATCCGATCTCCTATCCAAACACGAACTGGTCTAAACTGATTCTTAATAAAAATGCTGCGATCCATAACCATTCCGTGAGTATTTCGGGCGGTAACGAGTTAGCGCGGTTTGCTGTAAGCGGCAACTATCTGTTTCAGGACGGGTTAACTCCTAAAAGGGATTATGAAAGATTTTCTTTCCGGGCGAATACGGGAGTTACCCTGACAAAAAATGTCTCCATGCTGCTGGATCTGGTCGCAAACAGGGTTAGAAAAAGATCGGAGCTGGTCAGATTCGGCAACTCGCTGCATTTGGTATATACAACACCCCCTAATATCGTCCCGAAATATCCTTTGACCGACAATGGTTATCAGGCGTACGGGAACTTCGGGGAAATGATGAACCCGATCGCAGAGCTGGAACGAGGCGGCTTTGCCCAAAATAAGGAGGATCAGATCAATATCAATTTCCAACCTACCTGGCAAATTACGCCTGAGCTTAAACTGAGGGGACAGTATTTGTACCGGGTTAATTCAAATGGATTTATTGATAACCGCGACTCTTATAACTTTCTGGACTACTATACAGGCAATCTGGTATTTACTTACAGCAATTCAAAAGGTCAAAACATAGGCAGAAGCACTTACAACTATCTCGCCTCCAACCTTGAATTTTCCCAAACTTATGGCAAGCATTTTATCTATGCGATTGGAGGACTGTCACGGGAAGCGAATTACATCTCCAATTTCGATCAGGCCAACCTTGCATCCTATTTCCTAAAGTTTAACTACGTTTTTGACAATAAGTATCTGTTGGAAAGTACAGTAAGAACCGACGGCTCTTCGAAATTCGGTCCGAATCACAAATGGGGAACATTTCCGTCGGTAGCTTTGGGCTGGAATGTTCACAACGAAAACTTTTTAAAAGACGCTAAGTTCCTGACCAGTTTCAAATTGAGAGCCTCTTACGGGCTGATGGGGAATAATGGCAGAAATGACGACATCGCGGAACTGTACCGTTATCAAAGTCTGATCAATGGTGGAAACGGCGTTGAAAATTCGATTGGAAATCCGGAAATCACCTGGGAAACTGTCAAAATGCTGGACATCGGTACCGATATCAGATTGTTTGAAAACCTGGGCATCACAATCGACTGGTTTAGCAAAAGAACCGATAATATCCTGCTTACACCGCCATTATCACTTTCATCAGGTGTGGGTACGCTTCCCATCAATGCCGGCTCGGTATCAAATAAAGGCTGGGAATTCATGATGAACTACTCCAAAATGCTCAACAAGGATCTGGAAATGAGTGCCAGTGTCGGATACTCTTACTACGACAATAAGATCATAGCGCTTCGCGGCGGGCCCTACATTGGCGGAAACGGCCTGGAAATTAATGAAGTGAATTACCCGATCAAAAGCTATTATCTGCATAGAACCGGCGGCTTACTGACGCAATCAGATATGGATAGCGGTATTCCATTACTGCCGGGACAGCAGATTGGCGACATCAAGTATATTGACCTTAATGGAGATGGAAATATTGATAAAGATGACAAAGAGATTATGGGTAACCCCAACCCGCAGGGAAGCTACTTCGCGAATTTGAATTTTGCGTACAAAAGATTTAGCCTGGAAACACAGGTTACCGGTTTCACCAAAAGCTTAGCCTACTATACCGGCCGCTATCAGACTGTACTCAATGTAACTTCCAATTTCGACGGGGGAACGCCAATGCAGTACCAAACCGATTACTGGACCCCTGAAAATCCGGATGCGATGTTCCCGAGACTTGCTCCTTCGCCAGGAAATAATGCATTACCATCCGATTACTGGCTCACCAATGCGGCATTTCTAAGAGTAAAATACATTCAACTTGGATACAATTTCAATCCCGAACTCGTGAAAAAGATCAGGCTGACCAATCTCCGGATTTTTGTAAATGCGCAAAATGCGATCACGTTGAGCAAGATGAAATATTTTGATCCGGAAACGCGCGGAAGTGAAGCTAACTATC